The following proteins are encoded in a genomic region of Nicotiana sylvestris chromosome 4, ASM39365v2, whole genome shotgun sequence:
- the LOC138889234 gene encoding uncharacterized protein — MPNLPKYNGTSYPNEHVISYTCAVKGNELRYDEIEFVLLKKLWEKLSKGAMIWYQKLSPNSIDSFAMLADSFIKAHASAIKVPTRKSDVFKIKQKENEMLYEFVSRFQMKRMELPPVSDNRAVQAFTQGLNERSLVASKQLKQNLVEYLTMTCPDVHNRYQSKARVRDDQLGAPSGSVYPSRLLAKEAKPNKERYQPYTEDQRNAPRRNIPRNNRREDRGQNPQGLMSRARFNR, encoded by the coding sequence atgcccaatctcccgaagtacaacggaacctcgtATCCAAACGAGCACGTAATTTCTTACACTTGTGCTGTAAAGGGAAATGAACTGAGGTACGACGAGATTGAATTcgtcctgttgaagaaattatgggaaaaactttcaaaaggggccatgatatggtatcaaaAACTATCCCCGAATTCGATAgactcattcgccatgctagcagattcttttataaaggcacatgccagtGCCATCAAAGTTCCTACAAGGAAGTCcgatgtcttcaaaatcaaacagaaAGAAAACGAGATGTTGTAtgagtttgtatctcgctttcaaatgaagcgaatggaattaccgccagtctccgataaccgggcagtgcaggccttcacccaaggtttgaatgaacgaagcttggtggcttcgaagcagctgaagcagaacttgGTTGAATATCTTACCATGACTTGTCCGGATGTCCACAATCGATATCAATCAAAAGCTAGGGTCAGGGATGACCaattaggagccccctcgggctcagtatatcctagtaggctcctggcaaaggaggcaaaaccaaacaaggaaaggtaccaaccatacaccgaagatcaaagaaatgccccaaggcgtaacataccccgaaaTAACCGAAGGGAAGACCGAGGTCAGAACCCTCAGGGACTCATGAGCAGAGCCAGGTTCAACAGATAA